In Mugil cephalus isolate CIBA_MC_2020 chromosome 20, CIBA_Mcephalus_1.1, whole genome shotgun sequence, the following are encoded in one genomic region:
- the LOC124997359 gene encoding NFATC2-interacting protein yields MAEKVSDSPVRAANPPPKRRRILDSSAIVPVPVYSNKVNSSLQLKPSAALFAKKDNTDEDADDSLWSAFSSGGRTAPVVSFSDSEDEVELIQKTTERTERRQEAVHCPSPPPPIESPVHKNSRKVTQKINEIDKRLQEVNSLLSPELQGGRGRSRRRRGALAPPPIEVEPDCNDEDDDDDDVIIMSPSGYSPFVREIPLKIRCRTDVHKIPVLCSTLLSDVATRLSSILNVPPSRLLLMREEVELQTDSTVSELGLGIADIIDCVVMAEENLKAADDGSIITVRLQSKDKDSSQEFSLNRDAPLGSIFSQYLCKMSAAAQTKVRFHFDGSKVAASQTPAQLNMEDGDIIEVWI; encoded by the exons GTTTCCGACAGTCCGGTACGGGCTGCGAATCCTCCACCTAAACGAAGACGCATCCTCGACTCGTCAGCCATTGTCCCTGTCCCAGTCTACTCCAACAAG GTCAACAGCAGCCTGCAGCTGAAACCATCAGCAGCTCTCTTCGCCAAAAAGGACAACACAG ACGAGGATGCGGACGACTCTCTGTGGTCAGCGTTTTCATCCGGAGGAAGGACGGCACCGGTCGTCAGCTTCAGCGACTCCGAGGACGAAGTAGAACTTATTCAGAAAACAACGGAGCGCACAGAGAGGCGACA AGAAGCCGTCCACTgcccgtctcctcctccaccaatAGAGAGTCCGGTCCACAAGAACTCCAGAAAGGTCACGCAGAAGATAAA TGAGATCGACAAGAGGCTTCAAGAGGTGAACTCCCTCCTGTCTCCAGAACTTCAGGGTGGGAGGGGGCGGTCCAGACGGCGTCGAGGCGCCCTGGCTCCCCCTCCCATCGAGGTGGAGCCTGACTGTAAcgacgaggacgacgacgacgacgatgtcATCATCATGAGCCCTTCAGGTTACAGCCCGTTTGTGCGGGAGATTCCTCTCAAGATCCGCTGCCGTACAGATGTGCACAAGATCCCGGTGCTGTGT tcaaCACTTCTTAGTGACGTAGCTACGCGACTGTCCTCCATCCTGAACGTCCCTCCTTCTCGCCTCCTGCTGatgagggaggaagtggagctgCAGACGGACTCCACCGTCAGCGAGCTCGGCCTCGGCATCGCCGACATCATAG ACTGTGTCGTCATGGCGGAGGAAAACCTCAAAGCTGCCGACGACGGCAGCATCATCACCGTGAGGCTGCAGAGCAAAGACAAAGACTCGTCTCAGGAATTCTCTCTAAACAGA GACGCCCCGCTGGGCTCTATCTTCTCTCAGTATCTGTGCAAGATGTCTGCCGCCGCGCAGACAAAGGTCCGATTCCACTTCGACGGCTCCAAAGTCGCAGCCAGTCAGACGCCGGCTCAGCTCAACATGGAGGACGGAGATATCATAGAAGTCTGGATCTGA